A segment of the Crassostrea angulata isolate pt1a10 chromosome 10, ASM2561291v2, whole genome shotgun sequence genome:
tacaaatcaattttcttgtaaaatgttgatCGATGCTttcaaaaagatattttttcaaattaaaaagtaaGTTTTTCTGAGTAGCAGATACTGTCATGACATTAATTTTTTACGTTTCTAAGCTGTTTACGTTTGCTTAGCTAAATTTCGAACCCAACGTAATTATTAGCAGAATTATTGCACACGAGAGTGATATAACAGTTTCGGAAGGGGAATATAACCATTTCCTGTGTAATATAACTTtttttggggtggggggggtggTATAACTATTTCCTGTGCGATTCAGCAATTTTTCAGGGCATAGGAATAAAATTgtctcatttgtgacataacaAGAAAACtaattcaaaaattcaaaaatacttTTGTAGGTTTTAACCTTTCAGAAAGTCTGTAAATCTGTGAGTAACCTCTGAAATTGTAATCGATTTGTTTGGACCAATAGTATGAACAAAAAGGAGTGCAAAAGATTAACTGAACTCTATATTCCATCTATCGCTTTTATGTGTAAGTCTTGAGATGATTAGAAATCTATCTACActtcataaataacatttaagcACGCATGTCAACAAGTCTGTACATGTATGAGTGAATATTGAGAAAAACATGAATTTGAAATTGCCAAAGATATGCTTCATCACTTTTATAGCAAAATGTCTGTTTTACACAAAGGGTTTGCGTTTCTAGTGTTGAGTGTGACGGTAATTTGACAGTCCTCTATGCAAAATGGTAGCAAAACAAAATTGTCCCTTTTTAATCAATTCGTTAGCGCAACTAATGCTTCCACAACGTCCCCATTGTGTTCTCGTAATGTCCGTTCGGCTATTTGTCTTGTTATTTCCATTTCCGCTACAATCAAATCCACatcttctttgtttattttcacttttgCTAGTTCCCGTTCCCTTTCCTGTTTTTTAGCCCTCTCTTTTGTTTTCCTATCACTCATTGCTTTCATAGCATCTCCTATGCTTTGAGCCGAAATTTCCTTTTCTTCAACATAATCGGTGACCTTTTCAAGATCTCTTGCACCCGAATCATGCTTCTTTGTCTTAATTTCCGTTGATTCTTCCACTTCGATTTGAGGGTCTTCCTCGGTGTTCGCCATGCTTGTTTGCGGGGAAACGGCATTAGACAGGTCGTGCATTGTTGAATTCGAATTTTATGATCAAAGTATTTTTATACCATTAGAGAATATGTACAGCTCTAATTTCAaagatgaataaataaatatcaaaataaaaatacacagatCTTGTAGCTCTATACAGGAATTACTCTAACAGAAATAACAACCTATGTAAATATCTATCGGTATACTTTCATCACCCTTTCAAATCTACAAAACACAGTTTTTGAAATTACAAGCACTTTTCTTAACACTGTATAATTATGTGTATGTGGCGGTAATTTTAAATGTCTCCTCATTTTTATCATCTTCATCATTAATAAATACAAGGATTTCTGCAACACCATGTTTCATCATTGGAATGAATTTCAATCCGATGGTATAAGTTTCTCCTCCCTCAACAGTAAAATGGTTCTCTCTAAACTGGATCAGATCTTCTCTACTTGACAGGACGTGGTACTCTCGCCTGTGAGGATAAGGATTGGTGTATGTGATCTTTTTGTTGCTTCCTTTACCTCCACCAACTGGAAGTTGTAGCTCAAACGCCCGAGATATGGTTGGAGGTTGGCAGCTAACAGAGATCAGCCATGTACGAACCAGTTGATGACACTCTACGTCCACAACGTTTAGATGGAATTGCTTTGTTCCTTCTTTCATTGGACGGACAGCAACACTCAGCTCATGGACTGCTCCAGCTGCTAACAGGAACTGCTCTGAGGGATATAGCTGCATTTCTCTTGGATTGGAAGAGAAACTGCGAACAAGGCGTGCTGCTTGTGTACCTCTTAGAAGCAAATTAAACCGACTGGTTTGACCCTCCACACATGATACATCAACTTTCTGCAAGGCATGAATATAGAGTTGCCATATTTGTACAGGATGACTAAGAAAGGGGTCAGAATAAATGCAAGCATAAAAATGCTTGATCTGGGGAGAGGCAGCTAGTGCAGCTTTGATGAAGACATCCACAGGTTCTCCCGTCTGTACAGGCTTACACTCAGCAATCACATTACTGTCGCTGCATCTCACAAAGAACTGGACTGTTCCTGGTCCACCAGGGGGACCAGAAAGACCTTGAGATCCAGGCAGACGAATAGATTTTTTGAAGAACGTCTGCTCTGGATGGTAAAATCTCAAGGTCTGGTTCACAACATGAGGCTGGGGTTCAATTTTGAGCTGGAGAATAGACAAGGCCTTTCCATCGTCTCCCTTAAAGAGTACTCTGACATATTTAGTCTGCATTGCCTGCACTGCTCTCTTCCCTGTGTCGTCTTTCAGAGCCTTTTCAGGATCAGGTGGAGTAGTGTTTACAGCATTATTAGTGATAAAAGTAAGGTACTTGAAGGGAATTTGGACGGTTTCTTTTGGGCGGAGAAAGATTTGGGGGTGCTCAGAGGTGCTTTCTTTGATAAACATGTCTTCTTCTACTTGGGTATGCACACCATTAAGCTGCTTGAAGTAGCGCCACTCTCTAGCATCTGTGATTACCCTTAAATCTGTATCTTCATGCTCAATTGTAATAGTTTGTTGAACGTTCAATGGGTTTTTAAGAACAAATTCAAAGAATTCGGATGTTCCAAATGATGGATTAATAGTATGTTCAGTAGATATAGATTGGCTGAGCATGTTTATAATGCCATCTTTTTTAGTCTGAAGCCTATAGATTTCCATAGTTTTGTAATCCTTCATCCGCtcttgtttttctgttttaaacgCCATAACTGTATTGAATTTGTTGTCCGTTCCCTGTTTCTGCCTAAGAGCTTCCATGCGTGCTAATTTTCTCCTTTTCTCTGAATCTGGCTCTTGTGGTGTCTCATCTTTTTCTGGTATCATCTGATCGTTGTGAGTTGACAACAGTTgagcaatttcccggtttttcTCGGCAATATGATGAGCACGAACCACTTTCTTTTTGGATGCTAAGCCTGACTTTGTGGATGTAGATTCTCTCTGTAAACTTCCGCCTGGATAGGAAATGTTTCCAGCAGTCTGAGAAACGATCAAATGACTTTTGTTTGGAATAAATAGGGGTGTTTCAATTTTTGTCCTGTGGTCCACCATATATCCAATATTCGCCATCCTGAAGTGAAGTTTTCCGTTCAGCCAAGTTTTATATCCAGGATGTTGTGTCAGGGGATCAGTACCCATCACCTTTGTAGATGCTTCCTCATATTCTGTTTTCATGACATCAAGCTCAAATGTTGACTGAACAGCCTCATGACCATTTCGACACAAAAATTTCAGATCAACTGCACACTGTCCAATCAAAAATAATGATTCTCCATCCCATATGTCAATATACAAGATCTGCTGAGAAAGGTGTTGAAGGAACATCTGCATCTCTCCTGCTTTCATGTACGTGGGATCCATCATATATTTAATCTGTAGACCTGCAGGTCCTGGGTGATCTTTTTCCAATCTATGAATGATAAAAGGCATGGACGAATTATCTGACACAAGTTCATTTTTTGGTTTACACAGCATCACCCTTTCTGTTGTAACTTGAGGTAATCTGTAAAATTGGAAGgtaaagaacatggtgttgccATAGTCAGTAACTGATGTCTCTCCTGTAGATGAGCGATCAAAAGCAAGAAACTGGAAAACAATTTCATTGCATTGAAAAGGATCTTGAATTTCCCTATTCAAATCAACTTCCCAAGGTTTCCGCACATCAATGACTTCTGGGGGTTCCCCATTTGCATCAACAATGGCTGGGAAATCTGTTGAGTAGAGTTTGGCGTATGCTGCTCTGGACAACCCTTGTTGTCTGTTTGGTTGAGGGGGGAGAGCCATTACAGGAGCATGTAGTGGTTGGAACGGTATTTCCTGCATCTCTGTGCTAACCTTTACTGTACTTCTCGGTGACCTCTGATAAGCTGCACCAAATCCATACATGGACTGCTGCATTGGCATGTATGGGTAACCTGGGGGCATCATAGGCATTGGAGGTTGCATTTGCTGTGGAATTAAACCAGAGTAGACAGATGCTGCCATTTCAGGCTGCATCAATGACTGTTGAGGAGTTTGATGAACAGGGCCACGCCTTCCTGACGGAGGTTTTTTCCCTGTTGGACTATCCATTAGCATATTGTCATCCCCATCACTGCGCATAGAAGACATGGACCCTGGTTGTATTAAGTGAGAAATAGGGAGAGGTTCCACACCTGTGCCATCTCCTATGGTCCACTGCAATGTTAGCGTTCCACCAGCAAATTTACTTGCTTCTGAGTTCTGCATTTTTGTATCTGGCCTCTTGAAGAGGAAGTCCTCATCTGGAAACTTGATTGGTCCTCCATGGAAAGCTACCTGGATTGTGGGATTATTTGACTGTGTAATGGGATTCCATACTCCCCATCTAACCGACACTGTTTGAACATGCCCTTTCGTGATGCTTTGGGACAATTTTTTCTCTTCTTCTGATACTTTGTGGCCAACAACATACTCCAAAGTAAAAAGAACAGCACACATTGGATCATCTATCACCTCATTCAGTTCTATCTTGTTTTTGACGACCAGACATGTTGAGGTACTATCAGTACTGGTTAGAGATCTCTGGGAGGAGTGAAACCTTTTGCTTCTTCGAAGATTTGGACTATTTTGTGGTTTCAGAGTTCTAGTTGCTTCATCATAGACATCCAAATACATAGTTTCTGGCTTCTCTACAAAATTCAAACCGTTATGTACACCAACAATGAGTCTTCTCTCTTGAACGGATATAGAATTCCCAGAAAGCTTCTTGTTTTCcattctctctctatctctgtGCAGAGCTTCACAAAGCTCTTCTTCAAACTTTTCAATGTTAGGTGGCAGCTGAATTCGAAGATTATTTATTTGAATAGGTACACGATTCAGGGCCTTGGGCTTTTTCAGTGCGTCAGCATTTTGGTTGTTACTCCCTACAAGGCCTGGGATGACATCATGAGCTCCAATAAGTGTGTTCTCTGGTATAAGGGACATTACTGAAAACATAGCTTTGTGTTTTGTGACAGTAAATGACAGAGAACAGTCTGGTATTGGcttcaaatattcattttcatcGACTGGATCATCCATAAAGAATAAAGCCCTTGGAGTTCCATAATTGAGCTGGACTTTTTGAGCTGGTAAAGTATTCCCTTGAGCAGCCGCTTCTTGACTCttcttttcttcattgaaaACCTTGATAATGCCCCAACCACAGGAGACTCGTTTTGGTTTGAGAATCCCTGCCTGCGTTACAGCCACCACTTCAACAACTGCAACAATATTCGCATTATAGATTGGCGTGTGAAAGTAAAGATTTTGGTTATACTTCAGCTTTGGTCTTTTTGCTCCGCCTCCATGCGCTGCCAAAAGGGGACCCATCCACTGCTTTCCaaagaacttcctataggatATGTCATATAGACTGACAAAAACTTGATATTCAGGCTGCTTCTCTGCATCAGCTTTCCCTGTCAGTCCTTCTATGGTGTTGAGAGAAATTCGTATTGGCGTTGAAACATCTGGAGCTGAATGCTCCCTTTCAAATGCTGGTGGGAGCTGTATGGTTTGGTTGAAAAAGTCAATCCATTTTTGCCCAGAGCTAAATGCTGCCATCTTGAATCTCTCTCCTAAATAGAgatataaaaagtataaaatttagTTACttgtgatatatatgtttctgaacattattttaagagcatatattCCTTTTAAGTCTTAAATAATTCAGTAATGAGTGGAAAATCATCTAAAATGATTTGTTACAATCTATTAGTACAAACAACAGTTAAAGGCATTTCcaaaatgaataaatcatttTGATTAAGCATTCAAAATTGAAGACAAGAGTGAAACTGTTCCTGCTCATAAATAAAGTGTTAGgataattttttgtaaacaatgtgattatattgaaattatatatccttttttttttttaatctttttcttATGATTGCACAATACTTTTGGTTTGGTTGAAAATTAAATGCTTTCTCAATAAAATGAAGTAAATAACAATCATCATGACCCTTTTTAATGATAAAGACTCAAAGTCATCTCAAAATATCCGTAATATTTGTTGTGTACGAGATACATGatcatatcaaaataaagaaaagagcAGTCAGTGCATAAAAGTATTTCTGTAGACCAATAACACTTGCTggtatttgatattttagaccaataaattatttatactctgtcccaagttttGCTACCACCTTTTTTAGTCTATCattttgataatcataaatactgTTGTGCCCAAACCTAATTCATTCGCTAGAAGGAAAAAAATCCAGGCtcttttgttttgaaatgccccctctaGCTTAAGTATTACCGGTACAAATGACATGAAAAGTACCCGAATAATAAAGCTGAAATATTGTGTGAAGAGtcacaataatttttgaatGGATAAAAAATGTCAGATGTTCTTGTTATAAATCACTGtaagaaatgtatttttgttcatgtgaGTTTTTTCTGGGTGTGTGAAAAGAGAAAACTTAGAATTTTTGCCATTCATTGATTTGAATCGTTTTTCACTGACGTTTATGTGTATTTAATACGAAAACAACTAAATGATGACAacaatactgtatacagggttattttcgcattctacacttgcaaatggtGTTGCCtcatcttgaatttgcccagacatGTGTTTAAAGAGATGATATGGGACATTAGATTTTTTCAAGTCTTAATTTCATCTGCCGAAAACCAgggtgaaaaataaaatgagggCAGACATTTCCCTGtatactatagcattgaatcatgattttttgaaagatacagtctcatgcataactgcagcggtgtgtgcatacaaattgagtaatgCGCATTAGTgcattatgaaaatttttatgCACACATTGCTGCAGTAATGAGactgtatctttcaaaaaatcatgatttaatgcttatattgaGAGAAATTTTGAGGTAAGTAGTAAATCTGTACAACTGTAGATAATTCTGCAGCAGATATTGTTATTCGGTGTCAAAATATTtgcagattatttttatttgatttaatagTATCTGATCAAACGTATAACTCTAACGTTACATATCGAACGACAATGTTTATTCAACGTAAATTGCCTCAATACTGTCCACAGTATGCATACGGGTATTACTAAACAGAGAACTCTAGACAACTTTAGAGAACTCTAGAGAACTCTGGGGATTTTCTCATATTTAAAGTATTTAGAacccatttttgcattttatatgataaaaaagttgtattttagtcgaaatatatatttaaaatatttggatttaagtaaatatcaattatttcaCGCAAAACATCAAGTTGGGGAGGCTAAATTATTCAAAGGATCTCGATCCCGAGCAGTTtactcttttttaaattctttcaacatttattataattcttaatatggattttatttaaggttaattatattttataatttgtagcGTTAGTGTCTTTATTCTCCGTTTGTGatttgttatgattttaattaagataCTGACTTTTTGCTTGTCGCCAACTTCAAATCTTGATAGTTTTACGACTGAGTGTAATAAAACAACTCTTCTCCATGAATATGCACTTATAAATGGACAATCGAAAGAATATCCGAGATCCACTATGACActagaaattgtaaatattaattaagtgaTATAAAGgctttaaaaataatgcataaattGCCTTTTCCTTACAGAagaaattaaaggggcatgttcacgattgtggtcaaattctatatttctgttttaattatttacaatatgctttaggaatacatttttaatgatcaaatgaaatttaagagtcaTTCGTTAACGGTAAAAAGCAAGATAATTTTTGTCTTTACAATGATAATAACGTACGTAAGttgttatatttataacaaCAGAATATGATTATTGAAATGTGATagcttaatatatattatgttgtGTTTTTACGTGTATTATTTATACCAATGGCTTGCGGTAACCTGTATATATAGAAACAATGTCTAAATGACATTAGATCGGGATCGGAGTTTGACGATCACGCCGACTAGATTTCCTTCGGGAATTTGtctttaattagtttaaaatcAACGTTAATGAGTTTATGTATGTAGTATAACATGTTACTGAACAGATACGTGCATAATAAAGCATTTATTAgcccttttaaatgaaaaaatcccaGAGTTCTCTAGGATTCTATAGAGTTCTTTAGAGTTCTCTGTTTAGTAGGACCGTATGCATACTGTTCCGAAATTCCTCCATCTGTTGAGCTCTTGATCTTTTTGGTTAGTTTTATCAATTGTTGCCAATTTTCCACGGCAATTTCGTCACTCACTCTATAGATTTGAATcattaaacaacaaaaatatttaatgttgtGTTTGATTTAACTTGTAGAAATCTTAGTAAAAACTAAAATTCAAATATCGTGGCAAAACAAGTCCAAGCAATTATTTATGTAAAGAAGATCTCAAATTGCGTGTGTAGAACCCCCCAGACAACTACAGCTAGCCCAAAAGTTATAAAAAGTTTTGTTCCTACCTAAGTTCCAAAACGAAAAATATCTAATATCACTGCACTTAGATGAAAATGATCTTTTTTTGTTAACTGATGCCTGTTTTAATCTCTATGGCCGCCATGATGTAAACAAGTCCGATCCCGTACAACATCCGGATAGTATATCGGGTGTAAAATGTTTCGATATCGATACTTCGTAAGgtaaaagaagattttcaatttttgtttaactATCGTAACTCCATAATCCATAAATTCCTTTCCACCCCTatactattttaaaaaacttacaTAGTAAAAACGTGATTAAAAAGTAAGAGGATATAAGTTCGCGACGAGCCCCTCTGGTGTAGATAAATTACAGTATCcgattttatcataatatataatacatttttgattgtAATTTATTATACCATATTTAAAACTTTGCATTAAGTATTTAAATAATCCCAGTTACATTATATTACAGTATACAAATTAATGCATGcggtcatatttttttaaagggactttgacacgatttgagctcaaaattttaaattttattttctgttttttaatgtttagaatggttaatatgggtACTTTTAATGccttgtcaaaatttgaaatatcgAGTAACAAGCAAGATACTGAGTTTGAAATTCTtcgttttgtaaacaaagctcgaatcttgttatttttttttgacataTGTGTCTTATTGATATattaagtttcaatcaaatgttgctttttctgttgataatattatcTAAGAATGCATTGAATCAGTTTAACTTGTTTGCCAGGAGTCagtttgtcaaagaaatggtaattccttACTTTACATTATCTgcaaacaaatataagactcaagctttgtttGTAGTACGAAATCTTACATCTGTATATCTCTTATTACTTGaattctaacattcaaatttcgATGAATCATTTAAAAAGCATAAGTGAactattttatgcataaaaaataaaacaagtgaaaagctgtcaatgtgacagcaaactgggttttcttttatgtgaactgtatccataatccatgtcaacccgtatctagtgaaatggagtaccctatatgcaatgttttgctaaaaaaaaatgactaagttcaaaagctggtatttttttcataaattatcggaaatcaaaatcctagcaatatgcacacctctgatatatgtacaattgatctgcaaaagaagaACTTCCagtcttgaaaactgtaggaggagttatccgtacaatgagggtacccttttggcagccgcccgcccgccattttcaccattttaataaccggttaaaaataattttgatcttAAAGGTCCCTTTAAATCTCCCCCTTTCGATCCTTACGTCGGGGTTAACGGCACATTGATTATATATGTGAGCATCAAAATCTGCAGTACATTTATACAGGTAAATGGTTTAAATTCACCACATTATATAGTTACAAATGAAAATACCGGTATGATTATCATGCATGCTTTTCGTTCTTCGGGAAATTTTTTGCGGTTTCATTCAGGCATGCATTTCTTTATTTGACACTATACTTACTTTCAAAATACTGTTTTTCATGAAAACCCCACAAAGTTGTCACACTTTTCATTTACTTCAGCAACAATTTTTGTGTAGGTTTACCTAAAATGCTTTCTTTCGTGATTCATGCAGGATATGAATCTTTCTACTTTTCATTTACTTCAGCAGCCATATTTGTGTAGGTTTAtctaaaatgctttctttggtgattcatgcgggatatgaaggtggcgacattgcagaaaaaaaatacataacccgcgtaaGCGAGGTGCggctgatatac
Coding sequences within it:
- the LOC128166147 gene encoding nephrocystin-4-like, with the translated sequence MAAFSSGQKWIDFFNQTIQLPPAFEREHSAPDVSTPIRISLNTIEGLTGKADAEKQPEYQVFVSLYDISYRKFFGKQWMGPLLAAHGGGAKRPKLKYNQNLYFHTPIYNANIVAVVEVVAVTQAGILKPKRVSCGWGIIKVFNEEKKSQEAAAQGNTLPAQKVQLNYGTPRALFFMDDPVDENEYLKPIPDCSLSFTVTKHKAMFSVMSLIPENTLIGAHDVIPGLVGSNNQNADALKKPKALNRVPIQINNLRIQLPPNIEKFEEELCEALHRDRERMENKKLSGNSISVQERRLIVGVHNGLNFVEKPETMYLDVYDEATRTLKPQNSPNLRRSKRFHSSQRSLTSTDSTSTCLVVKNKIELNEVIDDPMCAVLFTLEYVVGHKVSEEEKKLSQSITKGHVQTVSVRWGVWNPITQSNNPTIQVAFHGGPIKFPDEDFLFKRPDTKMQNSEASKFAGGTLTLQWTIGDGTGVEPLPISHLIQPGSMSSMRSDGDDNMLMDSPTGKKPPSGRRGPVHQTPQQSLMQPEMAASVYSGLIPQQMQPPMPMMPPGYPYMPMQQSMYGFGAAYQRSPRSTVKVSTEMQEIPFQPLHAPVMALPPQPNRQQGLSRAAYAKLYSTDFPAIVDANGEPPEVIDVRKPWEVDLNREIQDPFQCNEIVFQFLAFDRSSTGETSVTDYGNTMFFTFQFYRLPQVTTERVMLCKPKNELVSDNSSMPFIIHRLEKDHPGPAGLQIKYMMDPTYMKAGEMQMFLQHLSQQILYIDIWDGESLFLIGQCAVDLKFLCRNGHEAVQSTFELDVMKTEYEEASTKVMGTDPLTQHPGYKTWLNGKLHFRMANIGYMVDHRTKIETPLFIPNKSHLIVSQTAGNISYPGGSLQRESTSTKSGLASKKKVVRAHHIAEKNREIAQLLSTHNDQMIPEKDETPQEPDSEKRRKLARMEALRQKQGTDNKFNTVMAFKTEKQERMKDYKTMEIYRLQTKKDGIINMLSQSISTEHTINPSFGTSEFFEFVLKNPLNVQQTITIEHEDTDLRVITDAREWRYFKQLNGVHTQVEEDMFIKESTSEHPQIFLRPKETVQIPFKYLTFITNNAVNTTPPDPEKALKDDTGKRAVQAMQTKYVRVLFKGDDGKALSILQLKIEPQPHVVNQTLRFYHPEQTFFKKSIRLPGSQGLSGPPGGPGTVQFFVRCSDSNVIAECKPVQTGEPVDVFIKAALAASPQIKHFYACIYSDPFLSHPVQIWQLYIHALQKVDVSCVEGQTSRFNLLLRGTQAARLVRSFSSNPREMQLYPSEQFLLAAGAVHELSVAVRPMKEGTKQFHLNVVDVECHQLVRTWLISVSCQPPTISRAFELQLPVGGGKGSNKKITYTNPYPHRREYHVLSSREDLIQFRENHFTVEGGETYTIGLKFIPMMKHGVAEILVFINDEDDKNEETFKITATYT
- the LOC128166148 gene encoding huntingtin-interacting protein K-like, which translates into the protein MHDLSNAVSPQTSMANTEEDPQIEVEESTEIKTKKHDSGARDLEKVTDYVEEKEISAQSIGDAMKAMSDRKTKERAKKQERERELAKVKINKEDVDLIVAEMEITRQIAERTLREHNGDVVEALVALTN